The nucleotide sequence ATGAGAAAAATGACTCTACCATCTTATTCTCTACGACCAACCAAGTTTATGAATACAACACTAACGAAGAAGAACTTAAAATAAAATATCCTGCTAAAAGAGCCATAGTCAATATTTTTGAAGATAAATCTATCGCATTTACCTCGAATAATGGATCTATATTCGAAAGTGGCGATTCTATCGATATTCAGTATTCTAAATATGTAGGAAGAAATTATGGAGGTCGTTGGTTTATAGAAGAAGATACTTTAAAGGTGTTTGATCAAAAAAATAAAATCATCAAAGCTTTCCATAAATTTCCTGAAGGTAAAATTACTCAGCCCAAGATATCACAAGCCATCATTAGTGATTCTTCATTATGGATCGCCACAAAAGGAGCTTTAAGTTATTATGATTATTCTCCCAATTATAAGCTGACTTCTGTAAATGTTTGGATTGAGCAATTAGCAAGTGGAGAACGTATCAATGATATTCTCTTAGACCCACAAGATACTTTGCTGTGGGTGGCGACCAATTATAGTCTTTATACATTAGATGCTAATCGCCCTAAAGAAGCTCTACTACAGAAGATTTCTTCTATGGAAAATACAAACTGTACTAAGCTATACAAGGATCACTTTGGGCAGCTTTGGGTAGGAACTTCAAATGGCCTAAGTGTATTAAGAAACGGAAATTTAAAGAGGCGATATAACAAGTCGTCAGGTCTTATTAGTAATTACATTACTGAAATATTTGAATCATCTGATCATAACCTTTGGATTGGTACACACCAAGGAATTATGTCGATGCCTAACAACAAGATTGCTCTGCCTATTGCTCCTCCAACGGTACATTGGAAAGACAAAGTTTATAAATCACACAGTAAATATAGTACTATACAGCTGCCTCTAGTTGCCAATTCGTTAAGTGAAATGGAATCTATTCGATTGCAATATAAAATTGGAAAAGCAGGCGACTGGATCAACTTTACGTATACCGACAGATTAAATATTACCAATAAGTCTCCCGGAGAGTATCCCCTTTTCTTAAGAGGTAAAACGATTGGTTCAGAATGGAGCAAACCTTCTAAAAGTGCACTAATCATTAATGGTTATTTCTGGGAAAGTAACATTTTTAAGGTGAGTATAATTCTGATCTTACTGAGCGGTATTATTTACTATTCTAACATTAAGATTAAAGAAGAAAAACTCAAATCTGATAAGCTGAAAGAAATTATTCGCTCAAGGGCGGAAACTCAGAAGAAGCTAGCAAGGATCAGGAAGGAAATTGCACAAGACTTCCACGATGAAATGGGTAATAAACTCGCTAGTATCACAGTGCTTGCCGATTTAGCATCTATGAAACTAAAAGGAAAAGATGCTGATACAGAAAAAATCCTTCTTAGAATTGAAGGACAATCCAAGTCATTGTATAATGGAACACGAGATTTCATCTGGTCGATTGACGCGAAAAATGACGAGCTAGGAATGATCTACGATTACATTAAAGATTTTGGTGAAGAGTTTTTTGATGAGTTAGAAATTCGATATCATTCTAAAAAGAATATTTCACATAACACCGAACAACTTACTCTCCCCCATTCTTGGAGTTTACAATTGGTCTTGATTTTTAAAGAAGCCATGACCAACATCGCCAAATATGCACAAGCAAAACATGTGTATTTATCCATTATTGAGAGTGATGATGATATGATAAGAATTGAAGTAAAAGATGATGGATTAGGTTTCGACATTCCTGATAAAAGCAAAGGGAATGGCCTAAAAAACATGAAATCTAGAGCTAAAAAAATAACTGGAAGTAGTTTTGATATTGAGAGTGAGGAGGGTAAAGGCACTTCAGTTTTTATCACTTTTTCAAGGAAGTTCGGTAATTACGAATAAAAACTACCCGAAAGGGTAGTACGGAGTATTGCTTATTCAAGTACCTTTGAAATAATGAATCGTTAAGCAGTACAAATCCGGACTATAACCCTCAACTGAGTTGGGGAACTCATTCTTATTGTTGAAATTCAAAAAAGAGGTGACATCTATAATTGTTTCACCTCTTTTTTTTTATTACTATAGGGATATGAAAAAGATTATCATCGTAGAAGACAATAAAGATGTTCAAGAAGCATTTCAATTGCTAATAGAAACAAAAACGTCTAACTACCAAGTTATCAAAGCCTATGATACTTGTGAAGATGCAATTGAAAACCTTGAAACTGATTTACCCGACATCGTATTAATGGATATTGATTTACCCGGAATGAATGGAATTGAGGGAACTAGACATATTCGTCAAAATTTACCTCGAACAGACATCTTAATTATTTCGGTACATGAAAATAGTCAATATGTATTTGATGCTTTGTGCGCAGGTGCCACAGGTTACATCACTAAAAACAGTAATCATACACAGCTGTTAAGAGCATTAGATGAAGTTTCTGCAGGCGGTGCTCCCATGAGTACACATATTGCCAAACTAGTAGTTAAATCATTTAGAAGAGAAAGTGAGTCTCCACTAACAAGTAGGGAAACAGATGTTCTTAACCTTTTAGCAGAAGGTAAAAGTTATATGGATATTGCAGATCAAATTTCAGTATCTAAGGACACCGTTAAATTCCACATTAAAAATATATACCTAAAACTGCAAGTATCAAACAAGATCGAAGCAGTTACCAAAGCAAAAAGCGAAGGATTTATTTAGCCCTAAAGAAAAGTACAAGCATAAAAAAAAAAAGCAGTTTGAAAAATTAAGTTTTTCAAACTGCTTTTTTAGAATAGAAGCAAAAATTACTTTGCAGCCCACTCAGCTTTTACAGCCTCAACGTCAACTTTCTTGATTACTGGCTTAGCATTCATACGTTGGATAGTATTTACACGCTTAAGAGCAATCGTCTTGTTTCTTCTACTCTTTCTAATAAGTTTTGTATATCCCATGACTATATTTTATTAAATCAATTACAAAGTTTAGATCATAATCCTAAAATTATGAGCGTGCAAATTTAACTTATATCTATCTATTGTTCAAGTCATTTACACAATAGATATCTAAAAAATTCATTTTTTTAAAACAAAAGTGCTTTAATGCTACTGTTTTTCAATATTTTATCGAAAATAAATAATTGTTATTCTTTAATTTTTAACTTTTCAATTGATGACATCTGAGCAAAATAACTTCAAAATTGAAACGGAAAGACTATTACTTACAGAATTCTCCATAGATGACGCACCTCCATTTTATGATATGAACAATGATACTGAAGTGATGAAGTACACTGGTGATCACCCTTTTATTTCTGTTGATGAGGCTGAAAAGTTTATACTTCAATATACAGCATACCATGAATTTAAAATGGGACGATGGACTGTAAGAAGGAAAAGCGATAATGATTACCTAGGATGGTGTGGCCTAAAGTTTCATCCTGATACAAAAGAAGTTGATTTAGGTTTTAGATTAATCAGAAAACATTGGAATAAAGGTTATGCAACTGAAGCAGGACTTGCTTGCCTTGAATGGGGTAAATCACAGAATATCAATAAAATTATTGCTCGATGTCACCATGAAAATATAGCATCGCAAAAGGTTATTGCTAAACTTGGTTTTCAATTTTTAAAATCCTTCGAAGAAAATCAAAATGAGTGGTATCAATATCAAATTGAATTTTAGTAAATTCATCGCTCAAAAGTAAAAAAACAATGGCAGGAAGTAAGAAACAGAAATATTATGTTGTTTGGTCAGGTGGGACTCCAGGGATTTACTCCTCATGGGCAGACTGTCAAAAACATGTTCAAGGTGTAAAAGGAGCAAAATATAAATCATTTGACTCCAAAGCAGATGCAGAATTGGCCTTTAAGAGCGACCCTGCCAAATATATATTTAAAAAGAAAGATGGAAAAACTACTCCCAAAGCTTATGATCCATCAGTTGGTCTTCCTATCACCAACAATAGTATAGCGGTAGATGCTGCCTGCAGCGGTGCCAGAGGTCCTATGGAGTATAGAGGCGTATGGATTGAAACAGGACAACAATTGTTTATTAAAGGTCCATATGAAGATGGTACCAATAATATTGGTGAGTTTTTAGGCATCGTACATGCATTGGCCTACCTAAAACAACACGGTTATGATAGTACTATCATTTATACAGATAGTAGAACAGCGATGAAATGGGTAAGAGATAAAAAAATTAAAACTACCCTACCTAAAAATGATAAAAACGCAGTTCTTTTTGAGTATATTGATAGAGCAATAAATTGGCTAGAAAACAATACCTACATGAACCCAATCAGAAAATGGGAAACAAAAGCATGGGGTGAAATTCCTGCCGATTTTGGAAGAAAATAAAGTTCTATCAATCAATTCCTGTTGCCTTACAATGAAAGAAGAAAAATACACCAAAAAAGGAAAACTTGTTAAAAGCTATTACGAAGCTGAGCTTGAACACTTGCAAACTGAACTAGTAAAAATGCAGGAATGGGTGAAGCAAGAAGGATTAAAAGTTGTAGTTATTTTTGAAGGCCGAGATGCTGCTGGTAAGGGTGGCGTTATTAAAAGAATTACAGAAAAACTAAACCCAAGAGTAGCGAAAATAGTTGCCTTAGGTGTACCTACAGAAAAAGAGAAATCTCAGTGGTATTTCCAAAGATATGTACCCCACTTACCTGCTGCTGGCGAAATTGTTTTATTTGATAGAAGTTGGTACAACAGAGCAGGTGTAGAAAGAGTGATGGGGTTTTGTACAGATACCCAATATCAAGAATTTTTAAGAACATGTCCTGAGTTTGAAAAAATGTTGATCCGATCAGGTATCATCCTTATCAAGTATTGGTTCTCAGTATCAGATGAAGAGCAAGAAAAAAGATTTGCTGAGCGTATTAATTCATCTATCAAACGTTGGAAGTTTAGTGAAATGGATCTTGAGTCTAGAGCAAAGTGGATTGAGTATTCAAAAGCAAAAGACGATATGTTTGCCTACACTGATACCAAACAATCTCCATGGTATGTAGTTAAAGCAGATGATAAGAAAAAAGCCAGACTTAATTGTATCACTCACTTCCTATCAAAAGTTCCTTACAAAGAGATCAAGTATAAAAAAATAAAGCTGCCACCTATTAATAAAGAAGGGTATGTTCGACCACCAATGGATGAACAAACATTTGTACCGGATAAATATTAATATGTCAGTAATAAATCCTGTAAAGTCAAAAGATGATTTTACAGGATTTTTTTCAACTCAAAATTCTATCACTTCACCTAGCGATTCTATCACTTCAGTGAATTTCAAAAAAATACTCCCCTCTATTCAGATACTTTTGAGACGTCATATTGACAGATCAAAAAATATCAATCATGAAAAAAATACTTGGATTACTACTAATGGGAGCATTTATAATGAGTTGCAATCAAGCAGCCGAAGACACTTCTCAAGAAAAAGTTAAGTACGTAAAAACGGAAACAATTTCGAATCATCATTTATCATCGAATATTACTTTCAATAGTCAGGTAAAGGAAAAGACCGAAATCAATTTATCTTTCAGAGTAGGTGGACCCGTTCAGAGAGTTAGAGTAAAACAAGGTGATTATGTAAAAAAAGGGCAAATCATTGCTCAAATAGACCAGCGTGATTATTTACTACAGTTAGAACAAACCAAAACACAATACCTACAGGCTCAAAAAGAATTAGATCGTTATCAAAAGCTTTATGATAAAAATAAGCTTCCAGAAAATACATATGACAAAATAAAGTCTGGTGTAACATTAGCGAAAATCGCTTATGAAAATGCCCAAAATCAACTTTATGATACAGATTTAAGAGCACCTATTTCAGGATATATTTCAGCAAAATTTATTAATGACCATACGACAATTGGACCTGGTATTCCGGTCGTTTCCATGATCGATGTATCGACTTTAGAAGTAAGTACAAAAGTACCTTCATCCCAATTATATCTAGTACAATACATCAAGGAAGCAAAACTAGATATCCAAAGTTTACATTTAGAAAACTTGCCCTTACAATTTAAAACCATCAGCAAGAAAGCTGGGCAAGACGACTTGTATGAGTTAACCTTCTTATTGGATAGTAAAGACGAGAGAATCAAATCAGGAATGTTAGGGATTACTTCTGTAAAACTTGAAAGCAAAAACACTCCTCTATCAGTACCACTTTCTTCCGTATTCGATGGAAATAAAAAGACTTCTGTGTGGGTAATAAAAAAGGGAAATACACTTAAGCAACGTAATGTTGTTTTAGGAAAGCCTTTAAAAGATGGTAGAGTTGAAGTACTTTCTGGATTACAAACCAATGAAAAAATTGTGGTCGCAGGTGTCTATGATCTTTTAGAAAACCAGAAAGTCGCACCTATTCAAAAAGCATCTAAAACTAATATTGGAGGGCTATTATAATGTTAGAGAAATTACTAGATCAAAAAGCACTAATTACTTCTTTATTGGTAGCAGTGCTTATAGGAGGGGTATTTTCTTACCTCAATATCGGAAAATTAGAGGATGCTGAAATTCCTATTAAATCAGCGATTGTTGTTACAGCCTACCCTGGAGCAACACAACATGAAGTAGAATTAGAAGTTACTGATGTTCTAGAAAGAGGCATCATGAAGCTTGAAAATATAGATAAAGTCACTTCTACTTCATCTGCAGGATTATCAGTAATACAAATTGATATCCAGCAAACGGTAGATACAGAAGACCTTCCTCAACTTTGGGATCACCTAAGGAGAAAAGTGAAGGATGTAGAAATGTTTCTACCCCAAGGAGCATACACTCCTATCGTTAATGATGATTTCGCAGATACATATGGTATGTTGTATGCTATCACATCAGAAGGATATACTTTACCAGAGTTACAGAAATATACTGAATTAGTTGAGAGAGAAATATTAAAAATTGATGGTGTAAGAAGGTCACAAATCTTTGGTACACAAACGGAATCAATCGAGATACTTTTCAACCAAGAAAAGTTGGCCGGTATGAAAATCAATCCAATGTTTATTGCATTGGCGATGAAAAACCAAAGCGAAATTGCTAATGCTGGTAACTTGGAGGTAGATGCCTTATCCATGCGTATTAACGTAGAAAGCAAATTCAATGATATTTCTGATGTAGAGAATTTAATTATTCAGGTTCCTCAAGGAGGATCGTTTAGATTGAGTGATATTGCTACAGTAAAACGAGGGTTCTTTGCTCCCAAAAGAGAAGGAGTTTATTTCAATGGAGATCAAGCTCTTGCCTTAGGTTTTTCTAATGAGTCGGGTATCAATGTCGTAGAATTAGGAGAACGTCTTGATCATAGAATGCAGGAATTACAAGATGAACTCCCTGCCGGTATACAAATCAAAGAAATATACTCACAACCACAAAGAGTAGAATTAGCGGTTAATGATTTTGTATTTAACCTTGTAGTATCTATTGCTATCGTTATAGTGATTTTACTCTTGGCCATGGGTTACCGATCTGGCTTATTAATCTCGAGTGGATTGCTATTTACTATTCTTGGGACATTGATTGTCATGTTAATGATCAATTTGCCCCTTCATAGAGTAACATTAGCAGCAATTATTTTAGCGATGGGAATGTTAGTAGATAACTCTATTGTTGTTGCTGATGGTATTTTAGTAGACCTTAAAAAAGGAGTAGATCCAAAGTTAGCCTTTGTCAATACCGCTAAGAAAACAGCATTGCCACTTTTAGGAGCAACCTTAATTGCCATTCTTGCCTTTTTCCCATTGGCTATGGCACCACACTCAGCAGGCGAATTTTTAAGCTCATTATTTACAGTATTAGTTATTTCCTTATTGCTTAGTTGGGTATTTGCCATGATTCAAACACCTTTTATGGCAAAATTCTTCTACAGAAAAGAAGGCAATAAAAGAAAAGAAGGACAAACCACACCTTATGATAATGGCATATACAAGATGTTTAAATCGTCTTTGATCTACTCACTTAAATACAATAAGGCTTTCTTGAGTAGTATTACGGTCTTATTAGTAGGATCATTATACGGTATGCAATATATGCGTGTCGACTTTATGCCAAAGATTCCATACGACCAATTTGTTGTTGAATATAAATTGCCGGAAGGAAGTAATCTTGAAGCGGTTGAGGAAGAAATGACTGCTATTGAGAACGAACTTAGAGAAATAGAGGATATCAAAAATATCACACTTTCTTTAGGACGACCTCCAGCAAGATTTACTCTAATGCGTCCTATGTCGAATGGTGGATCCAACTATGGTGAATTTATTATTGAGACTAAAACCGTAGAAAGTGTCGGCAAGGTAATTCCACAAGTTCAAAAGTACTTAGATAACAATTATCCTCATGCGAACTATAGGTTGTTAGAATATGGAGCTTCTTTTGAAAGTTCTGAGTTAGCCATAGAATTTAGAGGACCAGACCCTGCTGTGTTAAGAGAACTCGGCAACCAAGCCAAGCTGATATTATTAGAAAGCCCAATGTCTAAGAATGTCACAGACAATTGGGGTAATAAATCAAAAAGAATCACGCCTGAATATTCTTTGGAACATGCACAACGCTTAGGTATCACAAGGTTAGACTTAGGTAGATCTTTACAAATTCAGACAGAAGGTATCCCCATTGGAGCACTATACGAAGGAAAGAACCAAGTTCCTATTGTTCTAAAAAGTAAATCAACCTTAGATAAAAATATTGAGAATATCGGGAGTATTCCTGTATGGGGAGAACGAGCTCAATTTAGTGTTCCATTGGCTCAAGTTACAGATTCTGTACGTGTCGAATTAGAAGATTATGCTATCAAAAGAAAAGATGGAACAAGGTGTCTGAGCGTAGAAAGTGACGTTCAAGAAGGAAGTACTGGTGTAGAATTACTGAATGATATCAAGAAGGATATAGAGGCTATCAATTTACCTCATGGTTATAGTATTACTTATGGTGGAATGGTTGGTGTCCAAGACGATGCGAACAAAGCTTTATTCAAATACTTCCCTTTAGCGATTGGTCTTATTGTAATCATAACCATTGCCTTATTCAATAATCTGAAACAGTCTTTGATTGTGTTTATGATGATTCCATTTGCCTTTGTTGGTGTTAGTATAGGGTTTAACCTCACGGGCATGTTCTTCAACTTTATGGCCATCATTGGAGCATTAGGTTTAATTGGTATGATCATTAAAAATGCAATTGTACTGTTGGATGAAATCAATTTAGGCTTAGAAGAAGGTAAAAGTCGTTTGGATGCTACAGTGGATGCTGCAATGTCAAGAATGCGTCCTGTGATGATGGCTTCTATGACTACAATTCTAGGAATGATTCCATTACTATCTGATCCAATGTTTGGAGCATTAGCACTAACAATTATGTCTGGATTACTAGTAGGTACCCTAATCACCTTAATGGTCATTCCAGTACTCTATGCATTTATGTACCGAATCGAAGTTAAATAATTAAGAAACATCATGAGTAGTTATAAATTATTGCTGTACACTTTGGGGTGGTTAATGATCACCTCAAATGTACAAGCACAAGAAACTTTGTCTTTAGAAGATTGTAGAGCCATGGCTTTATCACATAACAGAGATCTAAAGACTGCTGCTTTAAAAATTCAGGAAGCAGAAGCCAATTATAAGTTGGCAAAGAAAGCTTACTTACCAAGTATAGAAGGTTCTGCTACAGGTATAATGATGCCAACATTAGATTTAGAACTCTTTCCTGGAATGGCTATCCCTGGTGGTCCAAGTATTCCTGCAATAGGTGTAGACAAACCTAGTATTTTAACTGCTGGTGTTTTTGCTGTCCAGCCTGTTTATACTGGAGGTAAAATAAAAGCCATTAATGAACAAGCTAAATTAGGAAAGGCGATGAGTCAGGAAAACTACAAATTGACTTATACCCAATTGATAGAAAAAACAGACGAAGCATATTGGAATGTCATAGCTGCTAAAGAAGGAGTAAAACTTACTCGTACTTATGTAGAAATGTTAGATAGCTTAGCTTCTCAGATGGACTTAATGTATGAAGAAGGGCTCCTTCCATTGAGTGAAAAACTGAAAGTGAATGTACAAAAAAATCAGGCTGAACTAGAACAGGTAAAAGCCGAAAACCAAGTACAATTGGCCAAACTGTTTTTAAGCCAGATTATCGGTATAGAAGATGAGAATAAGGTAGAATTTCTAGATCACTTAGTCTACAATATAACTCAGGTCGATGTACAAGAAGGTATTGAAACTGGATTATCTCAACGTTCTGAACTGAAACTTTTAGAGAACCAAGTTCAAATCAGTGTATTAGAACAAAAGTCTACAAAAGCTGACTATTTGCCACAAGTTGGGGTAATGGCTGGAGGAGCCTATATCTATGGCAATAATGGTCTCGACAATA is from Flammeovirga agarivorans and encodes:
- a CDS encoding TolC family protein, with translation MSSYKLLLYTLGWLMITSNVQAQETLSLEDCRAMALSHNRDLKTAALKIQEAEANYKLAKKAYLPSIEGSATGIMMPTLDLELFPGMAIPGGPSIPAIGVDKPSILTAGVFAVQPVYTGGKIKAINEQAKLGKAMSQENYKLTYTQLIEKTDEAYWNVIAAKEGVKLTRTYVEMLDSLASQMDLMYEEGLLPLSEKLKVNVQKNQAELEQVKAENQVQLAKLFLSQIIGIEDENKVEFLDHLVYNITQVDVQEGIETGLSQRSELKLLENQVQISVLEQKSTKADYLPQVGVMAGGAYIYGNNGLDNIDPIGIVGGAVKIPIFHFKESKEKMNVARLKTQEAIHNKDNATEMISIEIRQIGYQLEENRRSIAIAKENIEQAQESLEETKISFSSGLNTTTDVLQSQSELLKMQFELILALKNHEVLKTKWLRATGQIENPPIN
- a CDS encoding ribonuclease H1 domain-containing protein produces the protein MAGSKKQKYYVVWSGGTPGIYSSWADCQKHVQGVKGAKYKSFDSKADAELAFKSDPAKYIFKKKDGKTTPKAYDPSVGLPITNNSIAVDAACSGARGPMEYRGVWIETGQQLFIKGPYEDGTNNIGEFLGIVHALAYLKQHGYDSTIIYTDSRTAMKWVRDKKIKTTLPKNDKNAVLFEYIDRAINWLENNTYMNPIRKWETKAWGEIPADFGRK
- the ppk2 gene encoding polyphosphate kinase 2; the protein is MKEEKYTKKGKLVKSYYEAELEHLQTELVKMQEWVKQEGLKVVVIFEGRDAAGKGGVIKRITEKLNPRVAKIVALGVPTEKEKSQWYFQRYVPHLPAAGEIVLFDRSWYNRAGVERVMGFCTDTQYQEFLRTCPEFEKMLIRSGIILIKYWFSVSDEEQEKRFAERINSSIKRWKFSEMDLESRAKWIEYSKAKDDMFAYTDTKQSPWYVVKADDKKKARLNCITHFLSKVPYKEIKYKKIKLPPINKEGYVRPPMDEQTFVPDKY
- a CDS encoding sensor histidine kinase, with the translated sequence MPVKFKYCFLHIVFFISLWCNAQDAFIHHWTTKDGLPHNFIYHLKEDNNVLWIGTDDGLSIFNGHSFKTYSTKDGLKSPYVIGFNRNYSDSLFLFTWKGGIHVFNTEQDSIHTYPYLQHKAANKLHKGIVLSDDVYGWQWSYIYHFNTNTKKGYKLSPYSKQENGKKELFFSVNKPVPHYIIKKTTLVPINLVRFQNKILVMGYDTQGLKVLEGNKVTDDFFENALGDIVLSCANQAKDGGLIVGTMGKIIKLSPRGIIQDTFDFDPAFYASDVYELSTGDMVASINKTMDHQKNILIKKKSKKIIELEKLVKSKSSSSSLLVDKKDRIWVSTQGDGLFLIHNTECRYIGIEDLSIPHILSINEKNDSTILFSTTNQVYEYNTNEEELKIKYPAKRAIVNIFEDKSIAFTSNNGSIFESGDSIDIQYSKYVGRNYGGRWFIEEDTLKVFDQKNKIIKAFHKFPEGKITQPKISQAIISDSSLWIATKGALSYYDYSPNYKLTSVNVWIEQLASGERINDILLDPQDTLLWVATNYSLYTLDANRPKEALLQKISSMENTNCTKLYKDHFGQLWVGTSNGLSVLRNGNLKRRYNKSSGLISNYITEIFESSDHNLWIGTHQGIMSMPNNKIALPIAPPTVHWKDKVYKSHSKYSTIQLPLVANSLSEMESIRLQYKIGKAGDWINFTYTDRLNITNKSPGEYPLFLRGKTIGSEWSKPSKSALIINGYFWESNIFKVSIILILLSGIIYYSNIKIKEEKLKSDKLKEIIRSRAETQKKLARIRKEIAQDFHDEMGNKLASITVLADLASMKLKGKDADTEKILLRIEGQSKSLYNGTRDFIWSIDAKNDELGMIYDYIKDFGEEFFDELEIRYHSKKNISHNTEQLTLPHSWSLQLVLIFKEAMTNIAKYAQAKHVYLSIIESDDDMIRIEVKDDGLGFDIPDKSKGNGLKNMKSRAKKITGSSFDIESEEGKGTSVFITFSRKFGNYE
- a CDS encoding efflux RND transporter permease subunit, whose translation is MLEKLLDQKALITSLLVAVLIGGVFSYLNIGKLEDAEIPIKSAIVVTAYPGATQHEVELEVTDVLERGIMKLENIDKVTSTSSAGLSVIQIDIQQTVDTEDLPQLWDHLRRKVKDVEMFLPQGAYTPIVNDDFADTYGMLYAITSEGYTLPELQKYTELVEREILKIDGVRRSQIFGTQTESIEILFNQEKLAGMKINPMFIALAMKNQSEIANAGNLEVDALSMRINVESKFNDISDVENLIIQVPQGGSFRLSDIATVKRGFFAPKREGVYFNGDQALALGFSNESGINVVELGERLDHRMQELQDELPAGIQIKEIYSQPQRVELAVNDFVFNLVVSIAIVIVILLLAMGYRSGLLISSGLLFTILGTLIVMLMINLPLHRVTLAAIILAMGMLVDNSIVVADGILVDLKKGVDPKLAFVNTAKKTALPLLGATLIAILAFFPLAMAPHSAGEFLSSLFTVLVISLLLSWVFAMIQTPFMAKFFYRKEGNKRKEGQTTPYDNGIYKMFKSSLIYSLKYNKAFLSSITVLLVGSLYGMQYMRVDFMPKIPYDQFVVEYKLPEGSNLEAVEEEMTAIENELREIEDIKNITLSLGRPPARFTLMRPMSNGGSNYGEFIIETKTVESVGKVIPQVQKYLDNNYPHANYRLLEYGASFESSELAIEFRGPDPAVLRELGNQAKLILLESPMSKNVTDNWGNKSKRITPEYSLEHAQRLGITRLDLGRSLQIQTEGIPIGALYEGKNQVPIVLKSKSTLDKNIENIGSIPVWGERAQFSVPLAQVTDSVRVELEDYAIKRKDGTRCLSVESDVQEGSTGVELLNDIKKDIEAINLPHGYSITYGGMVGVQDDANKALFKYFPLAIGLIVIITIALFNNLKQSLIVFMMIPFAFVGVSIGFNLTGMFFNFMAIIGALGLIGMIIKNAIVLLDEINLGLEEGKSRLDATVDAAMSRMRPVMMASMTTILGMIPLLSDPMFGALALTIMSGLLVGTLITLMVIPVLYAFMYRIEVK
- a CDS encoding response regulator transcription factor; the protein is MKKIIIVEDNKDVQEAFQLLIETKTSNYQVIKAYDTCEDAIENLETDLPDIVLMDIDLPGMNGIEGTRHIRQNLPRTDILIISVHENSQYVFDALCAGATGYITKNSNHTQLLRALDEVSAGGAPMSTHIAKLVVKSFRRESESPLTSRETDVLNLLAEGKSYMDIADQISVSKDTVKFHIKNIYLKLQVSNKIEAVTKAKSEGFI
- a CDS encoding efflux RND transporter periplasmic adaptor subunit, producing the protein MKKILGLLLMGAFIMSCNQAAEDTSQEKVKYVKTETISNHHLSSNITFNSQVKEKTEINLSFRVGGPVQRVRVKQGDYVKKGQIIAQIDQRDYLLQLEQTKTQYLQAQKELDRYQKLYDKNKLPENTYDKIKSGVTLAKIAYENAQNQLYDTDLRAPISGYISAKFINDHTTIGPGIPVVSMIDVSTLEVSTKVPSSQLYLVQYIKEAKLDIQSLHLENLPLQFKTISKKAGQDDLYELTFLLDSKDERIKSGMLGITSVKLESKNTPLSVPLSSVFDGNKKTSVWVIKKGNTLKQRNVVLGKPLKDGRVEVLSGLQTNEKIVVAGVYDLLENQKVAPIQKASKTNIGGLL
- a CDS encoding GNAT family N-acetyltransferase, with product MTSEQNNFKIETERLLLTEFSIDDAPPFYDMNNDTEVMKYTGDHPFISVDEAEKFILQYTAYHEFKMGRWTVRRKSDNDYLGWCGLKFHPDTKEVDLGFRLIRKHWNKGYATEAGLACLEWGKSQNINKIIARCHHENIASQKVIAKLGFQFLKSFEENQNEWYQYQIEF